The sequence CATCTAAGAGCCAGTTTATCATAGAAATAAGTTCATTCTGAAATTCAGGTTTTTAAGAACACTATTACTTCTTCCTAAAGATACTGGAAACAGAACATGACAGGAAGGAATCAAACTACTATCTCAGAGTTCCTCCTGCTGGGACTGCCCATCAAGTCAGAGTATCAGAACCTGTTCTACGCCCTGTTCCTGGCCATGTACGTTACCACCGTCCTGGGTAACCTTCTCATCATCGTCCTCATTTGCCTGGACCTCCAcctccacacacccatgtatttGTTTCTCAgtaacttgtctttctctgacctctgcttctccTCTGTCACAATGCCTAAATTTCTGCAGAATATGCAGAGCCAAGACCTGTCCATCCCCTATGCTGGTTGCCTGACACAAATGTACTTCTTCCTGTTCTTTGCAGACCTGGAGGACTTCCTCCTTGTGaccatggcctatgaccgttaTGTGGCCATCTGCTGCCCTCTGCACTACACCACCATCATGAGTCCCAGGCTCTGTCTCTTCCTGGTGGTGCTGCCCTGGATACTGACCACATTCCATGCCATGTTACACACCCTGCTCATGGCCAGGCTGCACTTTTGTGACGACAATGTGAtcccccactttttctgtgattcatcTGCTTTGCTGAAGCTGTCCTGCTCTGACACTCGAGTTAATGAACTGGTGATATTTTTTGTCGGAGGGCTCATTATCGTCATCCCATTCCTACTCATCATCATGTCTTATGCACGAATCGTGTCCTCCATCCTCAAGGTCCCTTCTGCCAAGGGCATCtgcaaagccttctccacctgcagcTCCCACCTCACTGTGGTGTCCCTGTTTTATGGGACAATTATTGGTCTCTACTTATGCCCATCAGCTAATCATTCTACTGTTAAGGAGACTGTCATGTCAATGATGTACACTGTGGTggcccccatgctgaaccccttcatctacagcctgaggaacagagACATGAAAGGAGCTCTGAGAAGAGtcttttgcaaaaagaaaaatcccatcTCTCTCTGACTGTAAAGTTGGGATGATGATAAAGTTGGGATTTCTACACAAGTGTATTTAGTAGGTATACTGATATCAATATTTGGATGTTAATCCAGATTTCTGCTTTCAATTATCCTTTTTTTCACAATGACTTAGTAGGATATTGTCCAATAAGTAAAAGAGATACAGTGGAGGTATGTAGTAGGACTTGGAAAGGGGATGTCCATGACCTCCTAGCAGgatctttctcatttttctctccagGTTACTCAAAGaagcttcattttaaaatttccaattaATCCTTGTGCCCTccctccacctttttttttttcattattgttttcaatgttttatttaCTGCTGAAATAAACACTgttgtttattgagcatttactcaTTTACTTGTTGACAcaccctctcccctctgcccttgACCCACCACCTTGGACAGACCTTCCATGAATGAAGAGATAGAAACTGCAGAACCTGGGCCCACAGTaggctaatatttactgaatcaGACAAC comes from Muntiacus reevesi chromosome 18, mMunRee1.1, whole genome shotgun sequence and encodes:
- the LOC136149926 gene encoding olfactory receptor 1E2-like, which gives rise to MTGRNQTTISEFLLLGLPIKSEYQNLFYALFLAMYVTTVLGNLLIIVLICLDLHLHTPMYLFLSNLSFSDLCFSSVTMPKFLQNMQSQDLSIPYAGCLTQMYFFLFFADLEDFLLVTMAYDRYVAICCPLHYTTIMSPRLCLFLVVLPWILTTFHAMLHTLLMARLHFCDDNVIPHFFCDSSALLKLSCSDTRVNELVIFFVGGLIIVIPFLLIIMSYARIVSSILKVPSAKGICKAFSTCSSHLTVVSLFYGTIIGLYLCPSANHSTVKETVMSMMYTVVAPMLNPFIYSLRNRDMKGALRRVFCKKKNPISL